A window of the Brassica napus cultivar Da-Ae chromosome A2, Da-Ae, whole genome shotgun sequence genome harbors these coding sequences:
- the LOC125583406 gene encoding ATP synthase subunit alpha, chloroplastic-like has product MVTIKADEISNIIRERIEQYNREVTIVNTGTVLQVGDGIARIYGLDEVMAGELVEFEEGTIGIALNLESNNVGVVLMGDGLMIQEGSSVKATGKIAQIPVSEAYLGRVINALANPIDGRGKISASESRLIESPAPGIISRRSVYEPLQTGLIAIDSMIPIGRGQRELIIGDRQTGKTAVATDTILNQQGQNVICVYVAIGQKASSVAQVVTSLQERGAMDYTIVVAETADSPATLQYLAPYTGAKLLRINWQEVNDCVSY; this is encoded by the coding sequence ATGGTAACCATTAAAGCCGatgaaattagtaatattatccGTGAACGTATTGAGCAATATAATAGAGAAGTGACGATTGTAAATACCGGTACCGTACTTCAAGTGGGCGACGGCATCGCTCGGATTTATGGTCTTGATGAAGTAATGGCAGGTGAATTAGTAGAATTTGAGGAGGGTACTATAGGTATTGCCCTTAATTTAGAATCAAATAATGTTGGTGTTGTATTAATGGGTGACGGTTTGATGATCCAAGAAGGAAGTTCAGTCAAAGCTACGGGAAAAATTGCTCAGATACCCGTGAGTGAGGCTTATTTGGGGCGTGTTATAAACGCCTTGGCTAACCCTATTGATGGTCGAGGTAAGATTTCAGCTTCTGAATCTCGGTTAATTGAATCTCCTGCCCCAGGTATTATTTCGAGACGTTCTGTATATGAGCCTCTTCAAACAGGACTTATTGCTATTGATTCCATGATCCCTATAGGACGCGGCCAGCGGGAATTAATTATTGGTGACAGACAGACCGGTAAAACAGCAGTAGCCACAGATACAATTCTCAATCAACAAGGTCAAAATGTAATATGTGTTTATGTGGCTATTGGTCAAAAAGCTTCTTCCGTGGCTCAGGTAGTGACTAGTTTACAGGAACGAGGGGCAATGGACTACACTATTGTGGTAGCTGAAACGGCTGATTCCCCAGCTACGTTACAATACCTCGCGCCTTATACAGGAGCAAAGCTACTCAGAATCAATTGGCAAGAGGTCAACGATTGCGTGAGTTACTGA